The Xanthobacter flavus genome includes a window with the following:
- the glgB gene encoding 1,4-alpha-glucan branching protein GlgB, with protein sequence MNHVHMSRVPPLDPAILDQLASGRLEDPFAVLGPHEGPHGRFVRVFVPGAQAVAVRPKAGSQTLFLEQGPVEGLFCGPLPEGAYALSIQWGETTQETEDPYAFGLLLGDLDLHLFSEGRHFRLTDALGAAPVTVEGVAGTRFAVWAPNARRVSVVGDFNGWDGRRHAMRRRGASGVFEIFIPRVGPGALYKYEILGPDGARLPLKADPVARATQLPPQTASVVPTPRVHRWRDSAYMAARAARNAPSAPISIYEVHAGSWLRDPATGEPLSWLGLAERLVPYVKDLGFTHVELLPVTEHPFTGSWGYQPLGLFAPSRRFGEPEDFAAFVDACHRADIGVIIDFVPAHFPSDAHGLAHFDGTALYEHADPREGFHQDWNTLIYNLGRREVAGFLIASALHWLEHFHVDGLRVDAVASMLYRDYSRKAGEWIPNRFGGRENLESVDFLRHLNAVVAERCPGAITLAEESTAWPGVSRPTEEGGLGFSYKWNMGWMHDTLHYMAREPIYRRHHHGELTFSLVYAFSERFVLPLSHDEVVHGKGSLIGKMPGDTWQKRANLRALLGLMWTHPGKKLLFMGGEIGQEREWSHDREIDWFLLDDPAHRGIQSLVRDLNRTYREWPALHALDDQPEGFRWIVGDDAENSVLSFLRLAPDAAPVLAVINLTPVPRQGYRIGVPHAGRWREVLNSDAPLYGGSGMGNYGGVETRDAPAHGEGQSLDLTLPPLSTLLFVHAGEH encoded by the coding sequence ATGAACCACGTTCATATGAGCCGCGTGCCGCCGCTCGACCCCGCCATTCTCGATCAGCTCGCGAGCGGGCGGCTGGAAGACCCCTTCGCCGTGCTCGGCCCGCACGAGGGGCCGCACGGCCGCTTCGTGCGCGTGTTCGTGCCGGGCGCGCAGGCGGTGGCGGTGCGGCCGAAGGCGGGATCGCAGACGCTGTTTCTGGAACAGGGACCCGTCGAAGGCTTGTTCTGCGGCCCGCTGCCGGAAGGCGCCTATGCGCTGTCCATTCAGTGGGGCGAGACAACGCAGGAGACGGAGGACCCTTACGCGTTCGGCCTGCTGCTCGGCGATCTCGACCTGCATCTCTTCTCCGAAGGCCGCCACTTCCGCCTCACGGATGCGCTCGGCGCAGCGCCGGTGACGGTGGAGGGCGTTGCCGGCACGCGCTTCGCCGTGTGGGCGCCCAATGCGCGGCGCGTGAGCGTGGTGGGCGATTTCAACGGCTGGGATGGCCGCCGCCATGCCATGCGGCGGCGCGGCGCCAGCGGCGTGTTCGAAATCTTCATTCCCCGCGTTGGCCCCGGCGCGCTCTACAAATACGAGATCCTCGGGCCGGATGGCGCGCGCCTGCCGCTGAAGGCGGACCCGGTGGCGCGGGCGACGCAGCTGCCGCCTCAGACGGCCTCCGTGGTGCCGACGCCGCGCGTTCACCGCTGGCGCGACAGCGCCTATATGGCCGCACGCGCCGCGCGCAACGCGCCCTCCGCGCCCATCAGCATCTATGAGGTGCATGCCGGCTCGTGGCTGCGCGATCCGGCGACGGGGGAGCCGCTCTCCTGGCTCGGCCTCGCCGAGCGGCTGGTGCCTTATGTGAAGGACCTCGGCTTCACCCATGTGGAGCTGCTGCCGGTGACGGAGCATCCCTTCACCGGCTCGTGGGGCTATCAGCCCCTCGGCCTCTTCGCACCCTCCCGCCGCTTCGGCGAGCCGGAGGATTTCGCCGCCTTCGTCGATGCCTGCCACCGCGCGGACATCGGGGTCATCATCGATTTCGTGCCGGCGCATTTCCCGTCCGACGCCCACGGCCTCGCCCATTTCGACGGCACCGCGCTCTATGAGCATGCCGACCCGCGCGAGGGCTTCCATCAGGATTGGAACACGCTGATCTACAACCTCGGCCGACGCGAGGTGGCGGGCTTCCTCATCGCCTCGGCGCTCCACTGGCTGGAGCATTTCCACGTGGACGGGCTGCGGGTGGATGCGGTCGCCTCCATGCTCTACCGCGACTACAGCCGGAAGGCCGGCGAGTGGATCCCCAACCGCTTCGGCGGGCGGGAAAATCTGGAATCCGTGGACTTCCTGCGCCACCTCAATGCGGTGGTGGCGGAGCGTTGCCCCGGCGCCATCACGCTGGCCGAGGAATCCACCGCATGGCCCGGCGTCAGCCGGCCCACCGAGGAGGGCGGCCTCGGTTTTTCCTACAAGTGGAACATGGGGTGGATGCACGACACGCTCCATTACATGGCGCGCGAGCCCATCTATCGCCGCCACCACCATGGCGAGCTGACCTTCTCCCTCGTCTACGCCTTCTCCGAGCGCTTCGTTCTGCCCCTCTCCCATGACGAGGTGGTGCACGGGAAGGGCTCGCTCATCGGCAAGATGCCGGGCGACACCTGGCAGAAGCGGGCGAACCTCAGGGCGCTGCTCGGCCTCATGTGGACCCATCCCGGCAAGAAGCTGCTCTTCATGGGCGGGGAGATCGGGCAGGAGCGCGAGTGGAGCCACGACCGGGAGATCGACTGGTTCCTGCTGGATGATCCCGCCCATCGCGGCATCCAGAGCCTCGTGCGCGACCTCAATCGCACCTATCGCGAATGGCCCGCGCTGCATGCGCTCGATGACCAGCCCGAGGGCTTCCGCTGGATTGTCGGCGATGACGCGGAGAACAGCGTCCTCTCCTTCCTGCGCCTCGCCCCCGATGCAGCGCCGGTTCTGGCGGTCATCAACCTCACGCCGGTGCCCCGGCAGGGCTACCGCATCGGGGTGCCCCATGCCGGCCGCTGGCGCGAGGTGCTGAACTCGGACGCCCCCCTCTATGGCGGCTCCGGCATGGGCAATTACGGCGGCGTCGAAACGCGGGACGCGCCCGCCCACGGCGAAGGCCAGAGCCTCGACCTCACACTCCCCCCCCTCTCCACCCTCCTCTTCGTACATGCGGGAGAACACTGA
- the treS gene encoding maltose alpha-D-glucosyltransferase, translating to MNVHSAPTSSAPATTSDDDALWYKDAVIYQLHVKSFFDANDDGIGDFAGLISKLDYIASLGVTCIWLLPFYPSPRRDDGYDISEYKNVHPDYGTMADARRFIREAHARGMRVITELVINHTSDQHPWFQRARQAKPGSAHRNFYVWSDNDHAYAGTRIIFLDAEKSNWTWDPVAGAYFWHRFYSHQPDLNFDNPAVLKAVLGVMRFWLDLGVDGLRLDAVPYLVEREGTSNENLPETHAILKTIRAELDAAYPGRLLLAEANMWPEDTQQYFGEGDECHMAFHFPLMPRMYMAIAQEDRFPITDIMRQTPDIPENCQWAIFLRNHDELTLEMVTDSERDYLWNFYAADRRARINLGIRRRLAPLLQRDRRRVELMKSLLLSMPGTPVMYYGDEIGMGDNIFLGDRDGVRTPMQWSPDRNGGFSKADPASLVLPPIQDPLYGFQAINVEAQSRDTHSLLNWTRKLLSVRRAHPAFGRGTLRFLYPKNRKVFAYLREHQGETLLCVANLSRSPQAVEVDLSEFAGRIPLELLGSSPFPPIGQLTYLLTLPPYGFYWFLLATDAQSPDWHTPAPEAMPEYLTFVLKGAPEEMITAAHRKSFEADVLPAYLPKRRWFAGKADALQSARVAMTARLGKKRERAFVMVETKRAGGSDLYQIPVGISWDDEAGQSLPQQLALARVRRGRRTGYLTDAFALPEFAADVMELIAANGEVPSSQGRIVFRRTEAFDPAATPEGAPVRFLSAEQSNSSLIYGDKAILKLFRRITPGIHPEAEMSRALTERGFANTATLLGEIVHEPEGGAPQVLAVLQAYVAGEGDAWTFTLSFLQRAADEIGHEVDHEGSQQEDLIAPYLRFTEHLGLHLGEMHRLLAADTEDPAFSPEPAGRAALDAWRSRIGGRIDAALNGLADRLDTLAERDREKAACILDRRAALTTEIERLIAAGEGARLHRIHGDFHLGQVLVAQGDAVIIDFEGEPALPVEARRAKDSGWRDVAGILRSLDYAVRARRRPSQAAGDANFGRLADLFQARIPQALLDAYRRGAGIEAGGAEAKRDEALLRLFLLEKAAYEVTYEMDNRPDWLPIALGSLARLVSDLAPDARA from the coding sequence ATGAACGTCCATTCCGCCCCCACCTCTTCCGCGCCGGCCACCACCAGCGACGACGACGCGCTCTGGTACAAGGACGCGGTGATCTACCAATTACATGTGAAGTCCTTCTTCGATGCCAATGACGACGGCATCGGCGACTTCGCGGGGCTGATCTCCAAGCTCGATTACATCGCAAGCCTTGGCGTCACCTGCATCTGGCTGCTGCCCTTCTATCCCTCCCCCCGGCGGGATGACGGCTACGACATTTCCGAATACAAGAACGTCCATCCCGATTACGGGACCATGGCCGACGCGCGCCGCTTCATCCGCGAGGCTCATGCGCGCGGCATGCGGGTCATCACCGAGCTGGTCATCAACCACACCAGCGACCAGCACCCCTGGTTCCAGCGCGCGCGGCAGGCGAAGCCCGGCTCGGCGCACCGCAATTTCTACGTCTGGTCCGACAATGACCACGCCTACGCCGGAACGCGCATCATTTTCCTCGACGCCGAGAAGTCGAACTGGACGTGGGACCCGGTGGCCGGCGCGTATTTCTGGCATCGTTTCTATTCCCACCAGCCCGATCTCAACTTCGACAATCCCGCCGTGCTGAAGGCGGTGCTGGGCGTGATGCGCTTCTGGCTCGATCTCGGCGTGGATGGCCTGAGGCTCGATGCCGTGCCCTATCTGGTGGAGCGCGAGGGCACCTCCAACGAGAATCTGCCCGAGACCCACGCCATCCTGAAGACGATCCGCGCGGAGCTGGACGCCGCCTATCCCGGCCGCCTCCTGCTCGCCGAAGCCAACATGTGGCCGGAGGATACGCAGCAGTATTTCGGCGAGGGCGACGAATGCCACATGGCGTTCCACTTCCCGCTCATGCCGCGCATGTACATGGCGATCGCGCAGGAAGACCGTTTTCCCATCACGGACATCATGCGCCAGACGCCGGATATTCCGGAAAACTGCCAGTGGGCCATCTTCCTGCGCAATCATGACGAGCTGACGCTGGAGATGGTCACCGACAGCGAGCGCGATTACCTCTGGAATTTCTACGCCGCCGACCGGCGCGCCCGCATCAATCTCGGCATCCGCCGCCGCCTCGCGCCCCTGCTCCAGCGCGACCGCCGGCGGGTGGAGCTGATGAAGTCGCTGCTCCTCTCCATGCCCGGCACGCCCGTGATGTATTACGGTGACGAAATCGGCATGGGCGACAACATCTTCCTCGGCGATCGCGACGGCGTGCGCACGCCCATGCAATGGTCGCCGGATCGCAATGGCGGCTTCTCCAAGGCCGACCCCGCGAGCCTCGTGCTGCCGCCCATCCAGGACCCGCTCTACGGCTTCCAGGCCATCAATGTGGAGGCGCAGAGCCGCGACACCCACTCGCTGCTCAACTGGACGCGCAAGCTCCTCTCCGTGCGTCGCGCCCATCCCGCCTTTGGGCGCGGTACGCTGCGCTTTCTCTATCCGAAGAACCGCAAAGTCTTCGCTTATCTGCGCGAACACCAGGGCGAAACGCTGTTGTGCGTCGCCAATCTGTCGCGCTCGCCGCAGGCGGTGGAGGTGGACCTCTCGGAATTTGCCGGCCGCATTCCGCTGGAACTGCTCGGTTCCTCGCCCTTCCCGCCCATCGGCCAACTCACCTATCTGCTGACGCTGCCGCCCTACGGCTTCTACTGGTTCCTCCTCGCCACCGACGCGCAATCGCCGGACTGGCACACACCGGCGCCCGAGGCCATGCCCGAATATCTCACCTTCGTCTTGAAGGGGGCGCCGGAGGAGATGATCACCGCCGCCCACCGCAAGAGCTTCGAGGCCGACGTGTTGCCGGCCTATCTGCCCAAGCGCCGCTGGTTCGCGGGCAAGGCCGATGCGCTCCAATCCGCCCGCGTCGCCATGACGGCACGCCTTGGCAAGAAGCGCGAGCGCGCCTTCGTGATGGTGGAGACCAAGCGGGCCGGCGGATCGGACCTCTACCAGATTCCCGTGGGCATCTCCTGGGATGACGAGGCCGGCCAGTCCCTGCCCCAGCAGCTCGCCCTGGCCCGCGTGCGGCGCGGGCGGCGCACCGGCTATCTCACCGATGCATTCGCGCTGCCCGAGTTCGCCGCCGACGTGATGGAGCTCATCGCCGCCAATGGCGAGGTTCCAAGCTCGCAAGGCCGCATCGTTTTCCGCCGAACGGAGGCTTTCGATCCCGCAGCGACGCCCGAGGGTGCCCCGGTGCGATTTCTTTCGGCGGAACAGTCCAATTCTTCTCTCATCTACGGCGACAAGGCCATTCTGAAGTTGTTCCGCCGCATCACGCCCGGCATCCATCCCGAGGCGGAGATGAGCCGGGCGCTCACGGAGCGGGGCTTCGCCAACACGGCGACGCTGCTGGGCGAGATCGTGCACGAGCCGGAGGGCGGCGCGCCGCAGGTGCTCGCGGTGCTCCAGGCCTATGTGGCCGGCGAGGGCGATGCCTGGACCTTCACCCTCTCATTTCTCCAGCGCGCCGCCGACGAGATCGGTCACGAGGTGGACCATGAGGGCAGCCAGCAGGAAGACCTCATCGCTCCCTATCTGCGCTTCACCGAGCATCTGGGCCTGCACCTCGGCGAGATGCACCGGCTGCTCGCCGCGGACACCGAAGACCCGGCCTTCTCGCCCGAGCCCGCCGGCCGCGCGGCGCTGGACGCCTGGCGCAGCCGCATCGGCGGGCGCATCGACGCCGCGCTGAACGGGCTTGCCGACCGCCTCGACACCCTTGCCGAGCGTGACCGCGAAAAAGCGGCCTGCATCCTCGACCGGCGCGCCGCACTGACCACCGAGATCGAGCGGCTCATCGCTGCCGGCGAAGGCGCCCGGCTGCATCGCATCCACGGCGATTTCCATCTGGGACAGGTGCTGGTGGCGCAGGGCGACGCGGTCATCATCGATTTCGAGGGCGAGCCCGCTTTGCCGGTGGAGGCCCGCCGCGCCAAGGACAGCGGATGGCGGGACGTGGCCGGCATCCTGCGCTCGCTGGATTATGCCGTGCGCGCCCGCCGCCGCCCCTCGCAGGCGGCCGGCGACGCCAATTTCGGCCGCCTCGCGGATCTCTTCCAGGCACGCATCCCGCAGGCCTTGCTCGACGCCTATCGCCGGGGCGCCGGCATCGAAGCTGGCGGCGCGGAGGCGAAGCGCGACGAGGCCTTGCTGCGCCTCTTCCTCCTGGAGAAGGCGGCCTATGAGGTGACCTACGAAATGGACAATCGGCCGGACTGGCTCCCCATCGCCCTCGGCAGCCTCGCCCGCCTCGTCTCCGATCTGGCGCCGGATGCCCGCGCATGA
- a CDS encoding maltotransferase domain-containing protein, with the protein MHHQAMEGEYGRMPRVSDETRPRLYHVPARALPDGAARDALLKRIAALGFDTLLLGWPFPVEPHSWFATRTLDSLAQPFDGETPDAAFADLAEAAAAHGLALFLDLACTRAGNGDLLTALPECWSGNAREGDPRVSSAAAGHTVTLSDDADADRFIAFWSGHLDRWRRAGISGVRCHDAGALPADIWRRLLGPTRDAGLVAVGWTPGLPRERVRDLASAFDFVTSSTAWWDGRAPWLVDEVNALRPYARLLAFCDDPFGQRLAARVPEAAAEASHRLALAAAAQLTDGWLMPMGFEHGARTPFMAAHDAGEDLAGEDLADEDLIAAESFDLSAEIAALNTQSFTVRRLRQLTAPGAPATLVKADGPGGARLLAFNADLTQPAPLSARQTAARLGLALAGPVADELPPGGTAAMDLSPTAPILAPRQEVAPFIAAPRIAIERVTPSVDGGRFAVKRCVGDVVTVEADIFSDGHEKLAAELRWRAVDEKTWQRVPMVPTVNDRWQARFPLLRVGRHEFLVEAWWDHFGTFRRDLGKKREAGQALAVEVAEGRDLLETAQERAPKAVRSVIRDHLKRLKGSEAAAVEALLSPALAAAMAEAEPRAFATGGQQPYPIECDREAAQFASWYELFPRSVTDDATRHGTLRDVIGRLPAIRDMGFDVLYFPPIHPIGRTHRKGRNNSLSAGPDDPGSPYAIGAEAGGHEAIHPDLGSFEDFRALVAAARDEGLEIALDFAIQCSPDHPWLKAHPDWFQWRPDGTIRYAENPPKKYEDIVNVDFYAKGAVPDLWLALRDVVEGWVRLGVRIFRVDNPHTKPFPFWEWLIADIRSRDPGVIFLAEAFTRPKLMYRLGKIGFSQSYTYFTWRNTKAELRDYLEELNRAPARDIYRPHFFVNTPDINPYFLQRSGRPGFLIRAALASMLSGLWGLYSGFELCEAEPVPGKEEYLNSEKYEVRPRDYAAPGNIVAEITRLNAIRRAYPALQSHLNVTFYNAFDDQILYFGKRLPGEDEMVLVAVSLDPHAPRSAAFELPLWEFGLPDHASVEVEDLLRDTRFTWTGKMQNLHLDPADLPYAIWRIRPVGGVV; encoded by the coding sequence GTGCACCATCAGGCGATGGAGGGCGAATATGGGCGCATGCCCCGGGTGTCGGACGAGACGCGGCCTCGGCTGTATCATGTGCCTGCGCGGGCGCTGCCAGACGGCGCGGCGCGGGACGCCCTTCTGAAGCGCATCGCCGCGCTCGGCTTCGACACGCTGCTCCTCGGCTGGCCCTTCCCCGTGGAGCCGCACAGCTGGTTCGCCACCCGGACGCTCGACAGCCTCGCGCAGCCCTTCGATGGTGAGACGCCGGACGCGGCTTTCGCCGATCTCGCCGAAGCGGCTGCCGCCCACGGCCTCGCCTTGTTTCTCGACCTTGCCTGCACCCGCGCCGGCAATGGCGACCTTCTCACGGCCCTGCCGGAGTGCTGGAGCGGCAATGCGCGCGAAGGCGACCCGCGCGTCTCTTCCGCCGCCGCCGGCCACACCGTGACGCTTTCCGACGATGCGGACGCCGACCGCTTCATCGCCTTCTGGTCCGGGCATCTCGACCGCTGGCGGCGCGCCGGCATCAGCGGCGTGCGCTGCCACGATGCCGGCGCGCTGCCCGCCGACATCTGGCGGCGCCTTCTCGGCCCGACGCGCGACGCGGGACTGGTGGCGGTGGGCTGGACGCCCGGGCTGCCGCGCGAGCGGGTGCGCGATCTCGCCTCCGCCTTCGATTTCGTCACCTCTTCCACCGCCTGGTGGGATGGCCGCGCACCCTGGCTGGTGGACGAAGTCAACGCGCTGCGCCCCTACGCGCGGCTGCTCGCCTTCTGCGACGATCCCTTCGGCCAGCGCCTCGCCGCGCGGGTGCCGGAAGCGGCCGCGGAGGCGAGCCACCGCCTTGCGCTGGCCGCCGCCGCGCAGCTTACTGATGGCTGGCTCATGCCCATGGGCTTCGAGCACGGCGCGCGCACGCCCTTCATGGCGGCGCACGACGCTGGCGAAGACTTGGCTGGCGAAGACTTGGCTGACGAAGACTTAATCGCGGCTGAGAGCTTCGACCTTTCCGCCGAGATCGCCGCGCTCAACACGCAGTCGTTCACTGTGCGCCGCCTCCGCCAGCTCACCGCGCCCGGCGCGCCGGCGACGCTGGTCAAGGCCGATGGCCCCGGCGGCGCCCGGCTCCTCGCCTTCAATGCCGACCTGACGCAACCCGCGCCCCTGAGCGCGCGACAGACTGCGGCACGCCTCGGCCTCGCGCTCGCCGGCCCCGTCGCCGACGAACTGCCCCCGGGCGGAACGGCTGCCATGGATCTCTCCCCCACCGCCCCGATCCTCGCTCCGCGCCAGGAGGTTGCCCCCTTCATCGCCGCGCCGCGCATCGCCATCGAGCGGGTGACGCCGAGCGTGGACGGCGGCCGCTTCGCGGTAAAGCGCTGCGTGGGCGACGTGGTGACGGTGGAGGCGGACATTTTCTCCGACGGCCACGAGAAGCTCGCCGCCGAACTGCGCTGGCGCGCGGTGGACGAGAAGACGTGGCAGCGCGTGCCGATGGTGCCCACGGTGAACGACCGCTGGCAGGCGCGTTTTCCGCTTCTGCGCGTCGGCCGCCACGAATTTCTCGTGGAGGCGTGGTGGGACCATTTCGGCACCTTCCGCCGCGATCTCGGCAAGAAGCGCGAGGCCGGTCAGGCTCTGGCGGTGGAGGTTGCCGAAGGGCGAGACTTGCTTGAGACCGCGCAGGAGCGTGCGCCGAAGGCCGTGCGCAGCGTGATCCGCGATCATCTCAAGCGGCTGAAGGGCAGCGAGGCCGCCGCCGTGGAGGCGCTGCTCTCGCCTGCCCTCGCCGCCGCCATGGCCGAGGCCGAGCCGCGCGCCTTCGCCACCGGCGGGCAGCAGCCCTACCCCATCGAATGCGACCGCGAAGCCGCGCAATTCGCCAGCTGGTACGAGCTGTTTCCCCGCTCCGTCACCGACGACGCCACCCGCCACGGCACGCTGCGTGACGTCATCGGGCGGCTGCCGGCCATCAGGGACATGGGCTTCGACGTGCTCTATTTCCCGCCCATCCATCCCATCGGCCGCACCCACCGCAAGGGCCGCAACAATTCGCTCAGCGCCGGCCCGGATGATCCCGGCAGCCCCTATGCCATCGGCGCCGAGGCGGGCGGGCACGAGGCCATCCATCCCGATCTGGGGAGCTTCGAGGATTTCCGCGCGCTCGTCGCGGCGGCACGGGACGAGGGGCTGGAGATCGCGCTCGACTTCGCCATCCAGTGCTCGCCAGACCATCCCTGGCTGAAGGCGCATCCGGACTGGTTCCAGTGGCGGCCGGACGGCACCATCCGCTACGCCGAGAACCCGCCGAAGAAATACGAGGACATCGTCAACGTCGACTTCTATGCCAAGGGCGCGGTGCCGGACCTCTGGCTCGCCTTGCGCGATGTGGTGGAGGGCTGGGTGCGCCTCGGCGTGCGCATCTTCCGGGTGGACAATCCCCACACCAAGCCCTTCCCCTTCTGGGAGTGGCTGATCGCCGACATCCGCAGCCGCGACCCCGGCGTGATCTTCCTCGCCGAGGCCTTCACGCGGCCGAAGCTGATGTATCGCCTGGGCAAGATCGGCTTTTCCCAGTCCTACACCTACTTCACCTGGCGCAATACGAAGGCCGAGCTGCGCGACTATCTGGAAGAGCTGAACCGTGCACCGGCGCGGGACATCTACCGCCCGCACTTCTTCGTCAACACGCCGGACATCAACCCCTATTTCCTCCAGCGCTCGGGCCGCCCCGGCTTCCTCATCCGCGCCGCGCTTGCCTCCATGCTCTCGGGTCTGTGGGGCCTCTATTCCGGCTTCGAACTGTGCGAGGCGGAGCCTGTGCCGGGGAAGGAAGAGTATCTCAACAGCGAGAAATACGAGGTCCGGCCGCGCGACTACGCAGCGCCCGGCAATATCGTCGCCGAGATCACCCGCCTCAACGCCATCCGCCGCGCTTATCCGGCGCTGCAGAGCCATCTCAACGTCACCTTCTACAACGCCTTCGACGATCAGATTCTCTACTTCGGCAAACGCCTGCCCGGCGAGGACGAGATGGTGCTCGTGGCGGTGAGCCTCGATCCCCACGCACCGCGCAGCGCCGCCTTCGAACTCCCCCTGTGGGAATTCGGCCTGCCCGACCATGCCTCCGTGGAGGTCGAGGATTTGTTGCGCGACACCCGTTTCACCTGGACCGGCAAGATGCAGAACCTTCACCTCGACCCGGCCGATTTGCCCTACGCCATCTGGCGCATCCGCCCCGTGGGAGGCGTCGTATGA